A single region of the Mycobacterium lentiflavum genome encodes:
- a CDS encoding lipid-transfer protein has protein sequence MSRLPGSCAIVGIGQTEFSKESGRSELQLACEAVSAALDDAGLTPGDVDGMVTFTMDSSDEIDIARNVGIGDLSFFSRVHHGGGAAAGTVVHAAMAVGTGVAEVVVCWRAFNERSGFRFGGSGRNMSETPLFMAHYAPFGLLTPAAWVAMHAQRYMSTYGVTNEDFGRIAVVDRKHASTNPDAWFYQRPITLEDHQQSRWIVEPVLRLLDCCQESDGGVALVVTSAERARDLKQPPAIITAAAQGAAANGEMMTSYYRDDITGLPEMGVVADRLWRDSGLKPQDIQTAFIYDHFTPFVFTQLEELGFCGRGDAKDFATVERLSLGGEFPINTNGGLLGEAYIHGMNGITEGVRQVRGTSHNQVDNVEHVLVTSGTGVPTSGLILAPAG, from the coding sequence ATGAGTCGGCTGCCCGGAAGTTGCGCGATCGTCGGCATCGGCCAGACCGAGTTCTCCAAGGAATCCGGGCGCAGTGAACTGCAATTGGCGTGCGAGGCGGTCAGCGCCGCGCTCGACGACGCGGGCCTGACACCCGGCGACGTCGACGGCATGGTCACCTTCACGATGGACTCCAGCGACGAGATCGACATCGCCCGCAACGTGGGCATCGGCGACCTCAGCTTCTTCTCCCGCGTGCATCACGGCGGCGGCGCGGCGGCCGGCACCGTCGTGCATGCGGCGATGGCCGTCGGGACCGGGGTCGCCGAGGTAGTGGTGTGCTGGCGGGCCTTCAACGAACGTTCCGGGTTCCGGTTCGGTGGCAGCGGGCGCAACATGTCGGAGACACCGCTGTTCATGGCGCACTACGCGCCGTTCGGACTGCTCACTCCCGCGGCGTGGGTCGCGATGCACGCCCAGCGCTACATGTCGACCTACGGCGTCACCAACGAAGACTTCGGCCGCATCGCCGTCGTCGACCGCAAACACGCCTCTACCAACCCCGACGCATGGTTCTACCAGCGCCCGATCACGTTGGAAGACCACCAGCAGTCGCGCTGGATCGTCGAACCCGTACTGCGACTGCTGGATTGCTGTCAGGAGAGCGACGGCGGTGTCGCGCTGGTGGTGACCAGTGCCGAACGGGCGCGTGACCTGAAGCAGCCGCCGGCGATCATCACGGCCGCCGCACAGGGTGCGGCCGCCAATGGCGAGATGATGACCAGTTACTACCGCGACGACATCACCGGCCTCCCGGAGATGGGCGTGGTCGCCGACCGGCTGTGGCGTGACTCGGGCCTCAAGCCCCAGGACATCCAAACCGCCTTCATCTACGACCATTTCACGCCGTTTGTGTTCACCCAGCTCGAGGAACTTGGCTTCTGCGGGCGCGGTGATGCCAAAGACTTCGCCACCGTGGAGCGGCTGTCGCTGGGCGGGGAATTCCCGATCAACACCAATGGCGGATTGCTCGGCGAGGCCTACATCCACGGGATGAACGGCATCACCGAGGGCGTGCGGCAGGTCCGTGGAACGTCGCACAACCAGGTCGACAACGTCGAACACGTGTTGGTCACCTCCGGCACCGGTGTGCCGACCAGTGGCTTGATTCTCGCGCCGGCCGGGTGA
- a CDS encoding acyl-CoA dehydrogenase family protein: MQLEYTAEQQQLRAEIRSTLEQVMTPERADAIKDRNEGGPEIRECVRALANANLLGVGWPKEYGGRGFSALEQFIFAEEAQRVGAPIPLVTLNTVGPTLMQCGTEEQKQKFLPSILDGSVEFAIGYSEPGAGSDLASVRTTAVREGNEYVINGQKMFTSGAAYADYIWLAVRTDPNAKKHKGISILIVPTSSPGFSWQPLHTMPGVSTFYTFYDNVRVPASALVGGENQGWQLITTQLNFERAALGNLGALEPLFDKTLDWARTMPLDDGHVIDQPWVRLTLARVEAQVAAYKLVNMRVNAAMTKGVLNMGEASAAKVFGTELTQQVARQLLEVLDHNGLRKGNDAPLRGALESAYRFAVINTFGGGANEIQRDIIAMAGLGMPRAPRDLRAPQPAQEQSGGSST, translated from the coding sequence ATGCAACTCGAGTACACCGCCGAGCAGCAGCAGTTACGCGCCGAGATCCGCAGCACGCTGGAACAGGTGATGACGCCCGAGCGCGCCGACGCGATCAAGGACCGCAACGAGGGCGGCCCCGAGATACGCGAGTGCGTACGCGCGCTAGCCAACGCCAATCTGCTCGGTGTGGGCTGGCCCAAAGAGTATGGCGGACGCGGTTTCTCGGCGCTCGAGCAATTCATCTTCGCCGAGGAGGCGCAGCGGGTCGGCGCTCCGATCCCGCTGGTGACGCTCAACACGGTCGGGCCGACCCTGATGCAGTGCGGCACCGAGGAGCAAAAGCAGAAGTTTCTGCCGTCGATCCTCGACGGCAGCGTCGAGTTCGCTATCGGCTACTCCGAGCCGGGAGCCGGCAGCGACCTGGCGTCGGTCCGCACGACCGCGGTTCGGGAGGGAAACGAGTACGTGATCAACGGACAGAAGATGTTCACCAGCGGCGCCGCATACGCCGACTATATCTGGCTGGCCGTCCGCACCGATCCGAATGCTAAGAAGCACAAAGGGATTTCGATTCTCATCGTGCCCACCTCGTCGCCGGGCTTCTCCTGGCAGCCGCTCCATACCATGCCGGGCGTCTCCACCTTCTACACGTTTTACGACAACGTGCGGGTCCCGGCGAGCGCGCTGGTCGGCGGCGAGAACCAGGGCTGGCAACTGATCACGACGCAGCTGAACTTCGAACGCGCGGCGCTGGGTAACCTCGGCGCACTCGAGCCGCTGTTCGACAAGACGCTGGACTGGGCCCGCACCATGCCGCTCGACGACGGGCACGTGATCGACCAGCCGTGGGTTCGACTGACACTGGCCCGGGTCGAAGCGCAGGTTGCCGCATACAAACTGGTGAACATGCGGGTCAACGCGGCGATGACGAAGGGCGTGCTCAATATGGGCGAGGCTTCGGCCGCCAAGGTGTTCGGCACCGAACTCACCCAGCAGGTCGCCCGCCAATTGCTGGAGGTGCTCGACCACAACGGACTACGCAAGGGCAACGACGCGCCACTGCGCGGGGCGCTGGAGTCCGCGTACCGGTTCGCGGTCATAAACACGTTCGGCGGCGGGGCCAACGAGATTCAACGTGACATCATCGCCATGGCGGGATTGGGCATGCCTCGAGCACCGCGTGACCTGCGGGCGCCCCAACCTGCTCAGGAACAGTCAGGAGGATCCAGCACGTGA
- a CDS encoding MaoC family dehydratase: protein MTNQDPEFLAKLRGLVNKPTGGSGKPTVAPDPVNQPMIRHWAYALDDMNPVYLDPEFAAASRFGGIVSPPVMLQTWTMPSPKLEGIRERGGAPMEITDNPTAFLDEAGYSSTVATNSEFEIERYPRLGDVISATSVFEEVSDEKKTAKGSGFFLTWVITYCDQNGEVLGRQRFRVLRFKPENS from the coding sequence GTGACCAACCAAGATCCCGAGTTCCTCGCCAAGTTGCGGGGCCTGGTGAACAAGCCCACCGGAGGGAGCGGAAAGCCTACGGTGGCACCGGATCCGGTGAATCAGCCGATGATCCGGCATTGGGCGTACGCGCTCGACGACATGAACCCGGTGTACCTCGATCCGGAGTTCGCGGCAGCATCGCGGTTCGGCGGCATCGTGTCGCCGCCGGTCATGCTGCAGACCTGGACCATGCCGTCGCCCAAACTGGAGGGCATCCGCGAGCGCGGCGGGGCACCGATGGAGATCACGGACAACCCCACGGCATTCCTGGACGAAGCCGGATACAGCAGCACGGTTGCGACCAACTCGGAATTCGAGATCGAACGCTATCCCCGGCTGGGCGACGTGATCAGCGCGACGTCGGTGTTCGAGGAAGTCTCCGACGAGAAGAAAACCGCGAAGGGATCCGGCTTCTTCCTGACCTGGGTGATCACGTACTGCGACCAGAACGGCGAAGTGCTGGGCCGGCAACGATTCCGGGTACTGCGTTTCAAGCCGGAGAACTCATGA
- a CDS encoding MaoC family dehydratase: protein MTTTANRTTTLKWADINVGDEVSPLEIPITTTMIVAGAIASRDFMPVHHDVEFAKKQGSPNLFMNILTTNGYCVRFLTDWAGPEAMVKNLSIRLGVPCFPDDPLRFTGSVTAKTEGTGGENFVEVTFRGANSLGDHVSGTAILSLLDGAFTKAQA, encoded by the coding sequence ATGACGACGACCGCAAACCGCACCACCACCTTGAAGTGGGCCGACATCAATGTCGGCGACGAGGTCAGCCCGCTCGAAATCCCGATCACCACAACGATGATCGTGGCCGGCGCGATCGCCTCGCGTGACTTCATGCCGGTGCATCACGACGTGGAGTTCGCGAAGAAGCAGGGCTCCCCCAACCTGTTCATGAACATCCTGACCACCAACGGATATTGCGTGCGCTTCCTCACGGATTGGGCGGGCCCCGAAGCGATGGTCAAGAATCTGTCGATCCGCTTGGGCGTGCCGTGCTTCCCCGACGATCCGCTGCGCTTCACCGGCAGCGTCACCGCCAAGACCGAAGGGACCGGCGGGGAGAACTTCGTCGAGGTGACCTTCCGGGGCGCCAACAGCCTTGGCGACCACGTCTCGGGGACGGCGATCCTCAGCCTGCTCGACGGAGCTTTCACAAAGGCCCAAGCATGA
- a CDS encoding Zn-ribbon domain-containing OB-fold protein yields MSTRLAPAISPDTEFFWNGLREHQLLIQRCKGCATLRHPPRPMCPDCRSLEWEAIESSGRGTVYSYVMPHEPKFPFFEYPYIVVLVELAEGVRLVSNLCDIDPADVTVGMPVEVFYQSFDGSGSEGLVLHQFRPSSQVNP; encoded by the coding sequence ATGAGTACCCGACTGGCACCGGCGATCAGTCCGGACACCGAGTTCTTCTGGAACGGGCTGCGCGAGCACCAGCTGCTGATCCAGCGCTGCAAGGGATGCGCAACGCTGCGCCATCCGCCACGGCCCATGTGTCCCGACTGCCGTTCGCTGGAGTGGGAGGCCATCGAATCGTCGGGCCGCGGCACCGTCTACAGCTACGTGATGCCGCACGAACCCAAATTTCCGTTCTTCGAGTACCCCTACATCGTGGTGCTGGTGGAGCTCGCCGAGGGGGTGCGGCTAGTGTCGAATCTCTGTGACATCGACCCCGCGGACGTCACCGTCGGGATGCCGGTCGAGGTCTTCTACCAGTCCTTCGACGGTTCTGGTTCGGAAGGCCTTGTGCTGCACCAGTTCCGGCCGAGCAGCCAGGTAAACCCCTGA
- a CDS encoding cytochrome P450, giving the protein MQTHPTLRSPSFPSVPNFPLHSPDFYAGDPYPAYRELRASAPVCWNDVTNFWALLKYEDIRFVSSNPALFTSTKGISIPDPQVPDPVQPGSLIFTDPPRHRQMRKLINSGFSRRRVSVLEGKIREIVAGILDGIEAGSVHEFAEQIAAPLPTRMIAELIGAPPDDWEQFRAWSDAATGTADPEIELDPMVAAGQLYEYFQKLIAARRIQPRDDLLSVLAGAEIDEQSLTDEDLLNFAFLLLVAGNETTRNLIALGTLALIAHPDQRRLLVEDPTLIPAAVEEMLRWNSPVVHMARTATADVEIRGQQIRAGEVVVMLYGSANRDEDIFGSDSEEFKVTRHPNPHIAFGCGEHSCIGAQLARLEATVMFEELLRRFPTIELVGDVDRMRATMVPGVKRMPVRLGVGD; this is encoded by the coding sequence GTGCAGACTCATCCGACGCTGCGATCGCCGAGTTTTCCCAGTGTGCCCAATTTTCCGCTGCACTCCCCCGACTTCTATGCCGGTGATCCCTACCCGGCGTACCGGGAACTGCGGGCCAGCGCACCGGTGTGCTGGAACGACGTCACCAACTTCTGGGCGCTGCTGAAGTACGAGGACATCCGCTTCGTGTCGAGCAACCCGGCGCTGTTCACCTCCACCAAAGGCATCAGCATCCCCGATCCGCAGGTTCCCGACCCGGTGCAGCCGGGCAGCCTGATCTTCACCGACCCGCCACGCCACCGGCAGATGCGCAAGCTGATCAACTCGGGATTCAGCCGGCGCCGGGTTTCGGTGCTCGAGGGAAAGATCCGCGAGATCGTGGCGGGCATTCTCGACGGCATCGAGGCGGGTTCGGTCCACGAGTTCGCCGAACAGATCGCCGCTCCGCTGCCCACCCGGATGATCGCCGAGCTCATCGGCGCGCCGCCCGACGACTGGGAGCAATTTCGGGCCTGGTCGGACGCGGCCACCGGCACGGCCGACCCGGAGATCGAGCTCGACCCGATGGTGGCGGCCGGGCAGCTCTACGAGTACTTCCAGAAGCTGATCGCCGCCCGGCGCATCCAACCGCGCGACGACTTGCTGTCGGTGCTGGCCGGCGCCGAGATCGATGAGCAAAGCCTCACCGACGAAGACCTGCTCAACTTCGCGTTCCTGCTGCTCGTCGCCGGCAACGAGACCACCCGCAACCTGATCGCGCTCGGCACGCTGGCGCTGATCGCGCATCCCGACCAGCGCCGCTTGCTGGTCGAGGACCCCACACTGATCCCGGCTGCGGTCGAAGAGATGCTGCGCTGGAACAGCCCGGTGGTCCACATGGCCCGCACCGCCACGGCCGACGTCGAGATTCGCGGTCAGCAGATCCGCGCCGGCGAGGTGGTGGTGATGCTGTACGGCTCGGCCAACCGGGACGAGGACATATTCGGTTCCGACTCAGAGGAATTCAAAGTGACCCGGCATCCGAACCCGCACATCGCGTTCGGGTGCGGTGAACATTCCTGCATCGGTGCGCAATTGGCGCGTCTGGAAGCAACCGTGATGTTCGAAGAACTGCTGCGGCGCTTCCCCACGATCGAGCTGGTGGGCGACGTGGACCGGATGCGGGCCACGATGGTGCCCGGGGTAAAACGTATGCCGGTGCGACTAGGGGTGGGTGACTGA
- a CDS encoding acyl-CoA dehydrogenase family protein yields MDFTFTEEQETVSKVARDLFARRATPERLTELEAGETRFDPLLWQELAAVDLLGTALPESLGGNGSGFVELGVLLAEVGWSVAPVPAYATLVLGADPIARHGNPEQQQRFLPGVISGTRILTAGLHEPGRSDPLRPATKAVRDGQNWRLDGVKELVPAAQLADTVLVPATTDDGQASLFLVPSDAPGVEIRPVPTTSREPHADVSLCGATVSDADRLEGTIESLHTRALVGLCAIQLGVTERALRIAAEYTSGREQFGRPIGSFQAVQQRLADAFIDVEAIRWTAWHAAWLIANGRPWQEARRAARIAKFWAADAGARVVATAQHVHGGIGIDITYPLHRYFLWAKHNELAQGCATAQLAGIGSTY; encoded by the coding sequence ATGGACTTCACCTTCACCGAAGAACAAGAGACCGTCAGCAAGGTGGCCCGCGACCTGTTTGCACGTCGCGCCACGCCGGAGCGACTGACCGAACTCGAAGCCGGCGAGACCCGCTTCGACCCCTTGCTGTGGCAAGAACTCGCGGCCGTCGACCTGCTGGGCACCGCGTTGCCGGAGTCGTTGGGAGGTAACGGTAGTGGCTTCGTGGAACTCGGCGTGCTGCTGGCCGAGGTCGGCTGGAGCGTGGCCCCGGTGCCGGCCTACGCGACCCTGGTGCTCGGCGCGGATCCGATTGCCCGGCACGGGAATCCGGAGCAACAACAGCGGTTCCTACCCGGCGTCATCTCCGGAACTCGCATCCTGACCGCCGGGCTGCACGAACCCGGTCGTTCCGACCCGCTCAGGCCGGCCACCAAAGCCGTTCGCGACGGCCAGAACTGGCGCCTGGACGGGGTCAAGGAACTGGTGCCGGCTGCCCAGCTTGCTGACACCGTGCTGGTGCCCGCCACCACCGACGACGGGCAAGCGAGCCTGTTCCTGGTGCCCAGCGACGCCCCGGGCGTCGAGATCCGACCGGTGCCGACCACCAGCCGAGAACCACATGCAGACGTATCCCTTTGTGGTGCAACAGTTTCTGACGCCGACCGGCTGGAAGGCACAATCGAATCGCTGCACACCCGGGCGCTGGTCGGGCTGTGCGCGATCCAGCTCGGCGTCACCGAGCGGGCTCTGCGGATCGCCGCCGAATACACCAGCGGGCGTGAGCAATTCGGACGACCGATCGGCAGCTTCCAGGCCGTACAGCAGCGGTTGGCCGACGCCTTCATCGACGTCGAAGCGATCCGCTGGACCGCCTGGCACGCGGCTTGGCTGATCGCGAACGGACGCCCCTGGCAAGAGGCGCGGCGGGCGGCCCGCATCGCGAAATTCTGGGCCGCCGACGCCGGTGCCCGGGTTGTCGCCACCGCCCAGCACGTCCACGGCGGCATCGGGATCGACATCACCTATCCCCTGCACCGCTATTTCCTCTGGGCCAAGCACAACGAGCTCGCCCAAGGCTGCGCCACCGCGCAGCTGGCCGGTATCGGCAGCACCTATTGA